Proteins from a genomic interval of Rhodococcoides fascians A25f:
- the cmrA gene encoding mycolate reductase (Catalyzes the final step in mycolic acid biosynthesis.) produces the protein MSLPKPNPDARAVVTGASSGIGEALATELAARGHSLIVVARRGELLEALAAKLTAEHGVAVEVRQSDLSNREQRQALVTELSEREISILCNNAGIATFGPVAGLDPAYERDQVELNAVAVHDLTLAVMPGMIGRGAGGILITGSAAGNMAIPNNATYAATKAFVNTFSESLRGELAGTGVNVTLLAPGPVRTETPDPADASIVDKMVPDFLWIDSAYTAKLSLDGLAKNKMRVVPGLLSKGMSVAGQYSPRSISAPIIGSFYKKLGS, from the coding sequence GTGAGCCTGCCCAAGCCCAACCCCGATGCCCGCGCCGTCGTCACCGGAGCCTCCTCCGGTATCGGTGAAGCCCTGGCAACCGAACTCGCCGCCCGTGGTCACTCGCTGATCGTGGTGGCTCGACGCGGCGAGCTGCTCGAGGCGTTGGCTGCGAAGCTCACAGCCGAGCACGGCGTTGCCGTCGAGGTGCGTCAGTCGGATCTGTCGAATCGTGAGCAGCGGCAGGCACTGGTCACCGAGCTGTCCGAGCGCGAGATCTCCATCCTGTGCAACAACGCGGGCATCGCGACGTTCGGACCGGTGGCCGGTCTGGACCCGGCGTACGAGCGCGATCAGGTGGAGCTCAATGCCGTTGCCGTGCACGACCTCACGTTGGCGGTCATGCCCGGCATGATCGGTCGCGGAGCAGGCGGAATCCTCATCACCGGATCGGCGGCGGGCAACATGGCCATCCCCAACAACGCGACCTACGCCGCGACGAAAGCCTTCGTCAACACCTTCTCGGAGTCGCTGCGCGGCGAGCTCGCGGGCACCGGCGTCAACGTCACCCTGCTCGCTCCGGGCCCGGTCCGCACCGAGACACCCGACCCGGCCGATGCCTCGATCGTCGACAAGATGGTTCCCGACTTCCTGTGGATCGACAGCGCCTACACCGCGAAGCTGTCCCTCGACGGCCTCGCGAAGAACAAGATGCGCGTCGTCCCGGGCCTGCTGAGCAAGGGCATGTCGGTCGCCGGGCAGTACAGCCCACGCAGCATCTCCGCACCGATCATCGGCAGCTTCTACAAGAAGCTCGGCAGCTAG
- a CDS encoding FAD-dependent oxidoreductase, with amino-acid sequence MKTEQSVGPYPILLSPLDVGATTLKNRVIMGSIHTGLEDRARDTGRLAAYFAERARGGVALIVTGGYAPNRTGWLLPFGAKLTNRLEARRHRRITAAVHREGGKIALQILHAGRYSYQPFSVSASSIKAPINPFRPRRLTSRGVRWQIRNFVRCARLAQSAGYDGVEIMGGEGYFINQFLSERTNKRRDEWGGSAENRRRMAVEIVRQTRAAVGPDFLIVFRLSMADLVEQGQSWNDIVALAEDVEAAGANIINTDIGWHESRVPTIVTSVPRAAFADITGKLEKHVAIPVAASNRINMPEIAENILARGDAQLIAMARPMLADPFWVEKAATDSADQINTCIACNQACLDHAFVHKKVSCLVNPRAGREIDLQLLPTKKTKKVAVVGAGPAGLAAALNLAQRGHAVSLFEARSEIGGQFGIARLIPGKEEFAETIRYFSSALRTADVAVHLGSRVSAAELIAGEFDEVVLATGVTPRIPSIPGIEHPSVLSYAELVRDGKPVGDRVAVIGAGGIGIDISEFLTTDASPTLDLKEWKQEWGVTEPEAAPGALTTPVPAQSPREVYLLQRKPGRIGAGLAKTTGWVHRAALKAKGVHQLSGVNYEKIDDAGLHISFGEKHERPRLLEVDTIVICAGQESVRDLVDELKAAGTTTHIIGGADVAAELDAKRAIEQGTRLAATI; translated from the coding sequence GTGAAGACCGAGCAGTCCGTTGGCCCCTATCCGATTCTGTTGTCGCCGTTGGACGTCGGCGCGACCACGTTGAAGAACCGGGTGATCATGGGCTCGATTCACACCGGCCTCGAAGACCGCGCCCGCGACACCGGCCGTCTGGCGGCCTACTTCGCCGAGCGAGCCCGCGGCGGCGTCGCCCTCATCGTCACCGGCGGATACGCCCCCAATCGCACCGGTTGGCTCCTGCCGTTCGGAGCCAAGCTGACCAACCGTCTCGAGGCCCGCCGGCACCGACGGATCACCGCGGCCGTGCACCGCGAAGGCGGCAAGATCGCGCTGCAGATCCTGCACGCCGGTCGCTACTCGTACCAACCGTTCAGCGTGTCGGCGTCCTCGATCAAGGCCCCCATCAACCCTTTTCGGCCGCGGCGGTTGACGTCGAGGGGCGTCCGCTGGCAGATCCGTAACTTCGTGCGTTGCGCCCGGCTCGCGCAGAGCGCCGGCTACGACGGCGTCGAGATCATGGGCGGCGAGGGATACTTCATCAATCAGTTCCTCTCCGAGCGCACCAACAAGCGGCGTGACGAGTGGGGCGGTTCAGCGGAGAATCGCCGTCGGATGGCCGTGGAGATCGTGCGACAGACCCGGGCTGCAGTGGGCCCGGACTTCCTGATCGTGTTCCGGCTGTCGATGGCCGACCTCGTGGAACAGGGCCAGAGCTGGAACGACATCGTTGCCCTGGCGGAAGATGTCGAGGCTGCGGGCGCGAACATCATCAATACCGACATCGGCTGGCACGAATCGCGGGTGCCGACCATCGTCACCTCGGTTCCGCGAGCAGCGTTTGCAGACATCACCGGCAAGCTCGAGAAGCACGTAGCCATCCCCGTCGCGGCATCCAACCGCATCAACATGCCCGAGATCGCCGAGAACATCCTCGCCCGCGGCGACGCGCAGCTGATCGCGATGGCCAGGCCGATGCTGGCCGATCCGTTCTGGGTCGAGAAGGCAGCCACCGACTCCGCGGACCAGATCAACACCTGTATTGCCTGCAATCAGGCCTGCCTCGACCACGCCTTCGTCCACAAGAAGGTCTCGTGCCTGGTCAATCCCCGTGCGGGCCGCGAGATCGACCTGCAATTGCTGCCGACGAAGAAGACGAAGAAGGTCGCTGTCGTCGGAGCCGGGCCCGCTGGCTTGGCCGCAGCCCTCAATCTCGCGCAACGCGGCCATGCGGTCAGCCTGTTCGAAGCCAGAAGCGAGATCGGTGGTCAGTTCGGTATCGCACGGCTGATTCCCGGCAAGGAAGAATTCGCAGAGACGATCCGCTATTTCTCGAGCGCGCTCCGCACCGCCGACGTCGCCGTCCACTTGGGCAGCCGAGTCTCGGCCGCCGAGCTCATTGCCGGCGAATTCGACGAGGTGGTGCTGGCTACCGGCGTCACTCCCCGAATTCCGAGCATCCCCGGCATCGAACACCCCTCGGTGCTGTCGTATGCAGAACTGGTTCGGGACGGCAAGCCCGTCGGTGATCGGGTTGCAGTCATCGGAGCCGGCGGAATCGGCATCGACATCTCCGAGTTCCTCACCACCGATGCCTCCCCCACGCTGGACCTGAAGGAATGGAAGCAGGAGTGGGGCGTCACCGAGCCCGAGGCCGCGCCAGGGGCGTTGACCACACCGGTGCCCGCGCAGTCACCGCGCGAGGTGTATCTGCTGCAGCGCAAGCCGGGACGCATCGGCGCAGGGCTGGCCAAGACGACGGGTTGGGTTCACCGAGCGGCCCTCAAAGCCAAAGGCGTGCATCAGCTTTCAGGCGTCAACTATGAGAAAATCGACGACGCGGGCCTGCACATCTCGTTCGGCGAGAAGCATGAGCGCCCACGTCTGCTCGAGGTCGACACCATCGTGATCTGCGCGGGCCAGGAATCGGTTCGCGATCTGGTCGACGAGCTGAAGGCCGCGGGTACCACCACACACATCATCGGCGGTGCGGACGTCGCGGCCGAGCTGGACGCCAAACGGGCGATAGAGCAAGGCACCCGGCTCGCGGCCACGATCTGA
- a CDS encoding PadR family transcriptional regulator — protein MALEHAILVSLTELSGSGYELARRFDKSIGFFWSATHQQIYRTLTRMDGAGWITGEAVAQDGRPDKKVYSVAAAGRAELDRWIAAPTDPSQLREELAVKIRGAANGDIDALKIEVARHRDVHATRLDVYRLIEKQDFPDPAALTGTALHQYLVLRGGIRVEEGFTEWCTEVLEKL, from the coding sequence GTGGCTTTGGAACACGCGATCCTGGTTTCCCTCACCGAGCTCAGTGGCTCGGGGTACGAGCTCGCCCGACGGTTCGACAAGTCCATCGGCTTCTTCTGGAGCGCAACGCATCAGCAGATCTACCGGACGCTGACGCGGATGGACGGGGCCGGGTGGATCACCGGTGAGGCCGTCGCACAGGACGGCCGTCCCGACAAGAAGGTCTACTCGGTCGCCGCCGCGGGCCGCGCCGAGCTCGATCGCTGGATCGCTGCGCCGACCGACCCCTCGCAGCTACGCGAGGAGCTCGCCGTCAAGATTCGCGGTGCCGCGAACGGTGACATCGACGCGTTGAAGATCGAGGTCGCCCGCCATCGCGATGTTCATGCCACCCGACTCGACGTCTACCGACTGATCGAGAAGCAGGATTTTCCGGATCCCGCTGCCCTCACCGGCACCGCGTTGCACCAATACCTGGTGCTGCGCGGCGGAATTCGCGTCGAAGAAGGATTCACCGAGTGGTGCACCGAAGTATTGGAGAAGCTGTGA
- a CDS encoding MFS transporter encodes MGTQPEAAVVGVATTRKQVTAWGFWDWGSAAFNAVILTFVFSVYLTDAVGDDLPGSISATTWFSWSIALSSVVIALLAPVCGQYFDARGKRRWLLGVLTALTVVAMAGLFFVQDNYHYLWLGLLLLGLGSIMFELASIPYNSMLRQVSTPENIGRVSGFGWAMGYFGGIVLLLLCYLGFIVGDGDTRGLLGLTTDGGLNIRLVAVLAAVWFAVSAIPVMFAVPEVPMAVADPTAAQAGFAESYRVLFRDVRELWSADRRAVYYLIASALFRDGLAGVFTFGAVLAVSVYGIGAADVLLFGVAANVIAGLGAIVAGRFDDRIGPKKVIVFSLTSMIAAGTILLFVSGPTMFWIFGLILCLFVGPAQSSARTFLARLAPPGREGQFFGLFATTGRAASFLAPSLFGLFVWMFDADRAGIAGLIIVLAAGLLALLKVRAPEQV; translated from the coding sequence ATGGGAACCCAGCCGGAGGCCGCTGTCGTCGGAGTCGCAACCACTCGTAAACAGGTCACTGCCTGGGGATTCTGGGATTGGGGCTCGGCTGCGTTCAATGCCGTGATTCTCACGTTCGTGTTCTCGGTGTATCTCACCGACGCCGTCGGCGACGACCTGCCCGGCTCGATCTCGGCCACTACCTGGTTCAGCTGGTCCATCGCACTGTCGAGCGTCGTCATCGCGCTCCTGGCGCCGGTGTGCGGGCAGTACTTCGACGCGCGCGGCAAACGGAGATGGTTGCTGGGAGTGTTGACTGCACTGACCGTCGTGGCCATGGCCGGTCTGTTCTTCGTCCAGGACAACTATCACTATCTCTGGCTCGGTCTGTTGCTGCTCGGTCTCGGATCCATCATGTTCGAGTTGGCCAGCATCCCGTACAACTCGATGCTGCGGCAGGTCTCCACTCCGGAGAACATCGGTCGCGTATCCGGATTCGGTTGGGCGATGGGCTATTTCGGTGGGATCGTGCTGCTTCTCCTGTGCTACCTGGGCTTCATCGTCGGCGACGGCGACACTCGGGGCTTGCTGGGGTTGACCACCGACGGTGGCCTGAACATCAGACTCGTCGCCGTACTCGCGGCCGTATGGTTCGCGGTCTCGGCCATCCCGGTGATGTTCGCAGTTCCCGAAGTGCCCATGGCCGTTGCCGATCCCACTGCTGCACAGGCCGGGTTCGCGGAGTCCTATCGCGTCCTCTTTCGCGATGTGCGCGAGTTGTGGAGTGCAGACCGACGCGCCGTCTACTACCTGATCGCCAGCGCGCTGTTCCGAGACGGACTGGCAGGTGTCTTCACCTTCGGGGCCGTTCTCGCCGTCAGCGTCTACGGCATCGGCGCGGCGGACGTACTGCTGTTCGGCGTTGCCGCCAACGTCATCGCAGGCCTCGGTGCCATCGTCGCCGGACGGTTCGACGACAGAATCGGACCCAAGAAGGTCATCGTCTTCTCGCTCACGTCCATGATCGCGGCCGGAACCATCCTGCTGTTCGTTTCGGGGCCGACGATGTTCTGGATCTTCGGGCTCATCCTGTGCCTGTTCGTGGGCCCCGCGCAATCTTCTGCGCGTACCTTCCTGGCCCGACTGGCACCTCCCGGGCGAGAAGGTCAGTTCTTCGGACTGTTCGCGACGACGGGTCGTGCCGCGTCGTTCCTCGCGCCGTCCCTGTTCGGCCTGTTCGTGTGGATGTTCGACGCCGATCGCGCGGGTATCGCCGGGCTGATCATCGTCCTTGCCGCCGGGCTGCTGGCGTTGCTGAAGGTGCGGGCTCCGGAGCAGGTCTAA